Part of the Pseudodesulfovibrio mercurii genome is shown below.
GGGCAACTACCATGGCCCGGCCATGAACGGCCCCCGGTACGACCTGAACAAGTTCCCCGGCCAGATCCAGGCCAAGGGGTTCCCGGCCATCCGCTGCCGCGCACCGTACCAAAAGTCCACGGAATTCAAGGAAAAGAAGGCGGCGGGACAGAACCCGTACCCGGCGCGGTACCCCTGGTACCCGTTCACCCCGCCGAACATGCCCGCCGAGCATCTGCTTTCCCACGTGAACGGCCACCCGTTCCGCTACAAGTGCTGGATCAACTGGACCGGCAACGTCATTTACGGCCACGGCGGCCTGCACCGGGCCGTGGACGAGGCCCTGAAGGACCCCGCGAGCCTGCCGCTGATCATCGGCATCGACACCTTCCACAACGAGACCAACGCCTATGCCGACTACCTGGTGCCCGACCCGTGCATGTTCGAGGGCTGGGGCGGGTTCTCCGGGGCGTGGTCCGGGGTGCTGACCAAGATGTCCACGGCACGCTGGCCCGCCGTCGCGCCCAAGCAGGAGAAGACCTCGGACGGGCGTCCGGTGTGCATGGAGCAGTTCCTCATCGAGGCGGCCAAACGCATGGGGTTGCCGGGGTTCGGCGACCAGGCCATCCCGGCGGCGGACGGCACGGCGGCCCCGCTGCACGGGCCCGAGGACTACTACCTGCGCCTGGCGGCCAACATCGCCTTCTTCAAGGACCAGGTCCTGCCCGCCCCGAGCGAGGAGGACATCGCCTTGTCCGGCATCGGCCGTATCCTGCCCGACATCGAGCGGACCCTGCGCGAGGACGAGCGCGGTCCGGTGGCCGCCGTGTACAGCCGGGGAGGGCGGTTCGCCCCCTACGGCAAGAGCTACGACGGCGAGTGGCTCGGCGGGCGGTGGAAGAAGACCCTCCAGATCTACAACGAGCAGGTGGGCACCGCCATCAATTCCCAGACCGGGGAGCCGTACCTGGGCGTGGCCACCTTCATGCCGCCCAAACTGACTGACGGCAGCGAACTGCGCGCGGTCTGGACCGAGGCGGACTACCCCCTGGTCATGACCTCGTTCAAGTCCAACCTGATCAACTCCTACGCCGTGGTCCTGGACCGGCTGCGGGCCATCAAGCCCCTGAACATGGTCATGGTCAACGACCGCGACGCGGCCCGGTTCGGCCTGGCCCATGGCGACGAGGTGGAGATCACGAGTCCCGCCGCCTCGGCCCGGGCCACGGTGGTGGTCGGCGACGTGGTCGCCCCCGGCGTGGTCGCGGTGGAGCACGGCTTCGGCCACCGCTCCCTGGGCGCGGCCGACGTCATTGTGGACGGTCATGTCATCAAGGCCAACCCCGGCGCGGCCAACGGCTTCAGCCTCAACGACCTGGTCCCCAACGACCCCACCCGCCGGGGCGTCTCCACCCTCCAGGAACATGAAACCGGCGCGGCCGCCCGCCAGGGCATCCCGGTGCGCATCAAGAAAATCGGCTGACCTTTCCTCCTCATAACCAAACTCCCCTTACCCGAGGCCCCCGCGGAAACCCCCCGGTTTCCCGGGGGCCTCACCCTTGGCGGGGCGGGTCCGGACGGCTTGAGCGGCACATGTCGTGAATTGTATATTTTGTTGCCGGTTCTTTTGTGCTATCCCATCCGCAAACAGGAGCACACGGCATGGCCATCTATGCGCATTCCAGGGAAAACTCGGACCCGGAAGAGTGGCAGCTGCTTGAGGAGCATCTGCGCAATGTGGCGGACAGGGGGGCGGATTTCGCCGCCGCCTTCGGCGCTGCGGATTGGGCGCGGGTCCTCGGGGCGTTCCACGACATAGGCAAGCGGAACCCCCGCTTTCAGCAGAGGCTGACCGGCGAAAACACCGGCCACGCCGACCACAAGGGGGCCGGGGCGCGGCTGTTCGAAAATCTGGGCACCGGTTTCGGGCGCATGGCCGCCTACTGCATTGCCGGGCACCACGGAGGACTGCCGGACTTCCATGATTCCGGCCATGGAACCTCGCTGGGGCGGATCCTTGAACGGGCCTTCGTCCTGCCGGGCCGCGACGTCCCGGACGGCATCCGGCCGCCCGACTGGCCTTTCACGCCGGAAAGCGGCTTTCAGTGTTCCTTTTTCACACGCATGCTCTTCTCCTCCCTGGTGGACGCGGACTTTCTGGACACCGAGGCCTTCATGGACGCGGCGGAGAGCGGTCGTCGCGAGCCCGGTCCTGCGCTCGGCGAGCTGCGCGAACTCCTGGACAGGCACCTGGCCGCGTTCGCCGGGGAGGGGCGCATCAATTCCCTGCGCGCGGAGATCCTGTCCCATTGCCGGGAAAAGGCGGCCCTCGACCCCGGCCTGTTCACCCTGACCGTGCCCACCGGAGGCGGCAAGACCCTGACCTCCATGGCCTTCGCCCTGGATCACGCCCTGCGGCACGGCCTGCGCCGGGTGGTTTACGTCATCCCCTATACCTCCATCATTGAGCAGAACGCGCGTGTTTTCCGGGACATCTTCCCCGCAGGCGCGGTCATCGAGCACCATAGCAACTTCGACCCGCGCAACGCCTTCGGCGACGAGGACAACGCCCGCGAATCCGCCGGAGCCCGCCGCCACCGGCTGGCCTGCGAGAACTGGGACGCCCCCGTGGTCGTGACCACCAACGTGCAGTTCTTCGAGTCGCTGTTCGCGGCCAAAACCTCTCGCTGCCGCAAACTGCACAACCTGGCCGGGTCGGTCATCGTCCTGGACGAGGCCCAGATGCTGCCCGTGGACTTCCTGGCCCCGTGCCTGCGGGCTCTTGAGGAGCTGGCCGCGCACTACGGGTGCAGCGTGGTCCTGTGCACGGCCACCCAGCCCGCCCTGCGCCGAGAGGATTTCGCGCCGGGCCTGGCCGGGCTCGACGGCCGGGAGCTGGCCCCGGACCCGGCCCGGCTGCATGAGGCCTTCCGGCGCACGGAGCTGCGCGACCTCGGCGAACTGGAGCTGTCCGAGGTGGCCGACATGGTGCGGGAGCGGGAGCAGGTCCTTTGCATCGTCAACACCCGCGCCCGCGCGTCCGAGTTGTTCAAGTTGGTCCGTGACGAGCCTGGGGCGCGCCACCTGAGCGCCCTCATGTGCCCGGCCCACCGCTCGGAGCGGCTGGCCGAGATCAGGGGGATGCTGCGCGCCGGGGAGCCGTGCCGGGTGGTCTCCACCCAGCTTGTCGAAGCCGGGGTTGACGTCTCCTTTCCCGAGGTCGTCCGCGAGATGGCCGGGCTCGATTCCATCACCCAGGCCGCCGGGCGGTGCAATCGGGAGGGCGAGCGCGATGAAGCGGCCCCGGTGTCCGTGTTCTATCCGGCCGAAGGGCTGCCGCGTGCCTTTTCGGCCCAGGCGGAGCATGCGGCGGCCGTCCTGCGCGGGCCCCACGGCGGCGACCCGTTCTCGCCCGAGGCCATCCGGCAGTATTTCGGCCTGCACTACTGGCTCAAGCGGGAGCGCCTGGACCGGAAGCGGATTCTGGACGCCCTGAGCAACGAGCGGGGGGAGTGGTATTTCCGTCGGGCGGCGGACGAATTCCGGCTCATCGACAATCCCATGGTCCCGTTGGTCGTGCCCTGGGACGGCCGGGCGCGGGAGCTGGTGGAGGCGCTGCGGTACGCGGAACACCCCGGCGGCATCCTGCGCAAACTCCAGCAGTACACGGTCCAGGTCTACGAGCGCCAGTTCCGCGCCCTGGACGAGGCCGGGGCAGTGGAGACGGTCGCCGACGGGTGCGAGGCGCTCTGTCGGATGGAGTTCTACGACGATCTGTTCGGTCTGCGGGTGCCCGGTCCGACCGATCCGGAGTATTTTTTGGCATAGGCACTACAACACGGAGGTGACGTTCGTGTCAGGAGTCAAACTCAGAGTCTGGGGAGAGTATGCCTGCTTCACCCGGCCGGAAATGAAGGTGGAGCGCGTCAGTTACGACGTGATGACCCCTTCGGCGGCGCGGGGGATTCTGGAAGCGGTGTACTGGAAGCCGTCCATCCGCTGGGTGGTGGACCGCATCCACGTCATGAAACCCATCCGGTTCGACAACGTGCGCCGCAACGAGGTGTCCGCCAAGGTGCCGGTCAAGGGCGCGTCGGGCGTGAACGCGGCCATGAAGGGCGGAGGCGAGCCGTTGCGCCTGTTCATCGAGGACAACCGCCAGCAGCGGGCCGCCCTGGTCCTGCGCGACGTGGAGTACGTCATTGAGGCGCACTTCGAATACACGTCCGCCGAGGACCGCAACGACGGCAAGCATCTGGACATGTTCAACCGCCGCGCGGGCAAGGGGCAGTGCTTCCAGCGGCCCTATCTCGGCTGTCGTGAGTTCGCCGCGTTTTTCGAGCCCGTGGAGGGCGACGTCCCGGCCTCGCCCCTGGCCGACGAGCCTCCGCGCGACCTGGGCTGGATGCTCTACGACCTTGATTACCGCAACGACATGGCCCCGCTGTTCTTCCGCCCGGCCCTGGAAGGCGGGGTGGTCGAGGTGGCCAGGGCGCTCGAACGCGAGGGGGTGGCCTCATGATCCTCCAGGCCCTGAATCAATATTACGATCGGCTGCGGGCGGACCCCGAGGCGGACGTACCCGAGTTCGGTTTCGGCCGCCAGGGGGTGCATTTCTGCCTGTCCCTGGACCGGTCGGGCAACCTGGCGGGCCGTCCCATGGACCTGCGCGACGAAAAGGGTCGCCCGGACCGCATCGAGGTGCCGGGGCCGGTGGTGCGCACGGTGGGCGTTGCTTCCAATTTTGCCTGGGACAATACCGGTTATGTCCTGGGGGACGACGGGGGAGACAATCCCGAACGCACGGCGAGGACCCATGCGGCCTTCAAGAGCCTGGCCGACGAGGTGCTGGACGGCGTGGACGACGAGGGGGCGCGGGCCCTGCTGGCCTTCCTCGCCGACTGGGACCCGGCGCGGGCCCAGGAACTGCCCGGCTGGGAGGACATGGTCGGGCTCAACGTGGTCTTCATGCTCGACGGCGAGCCCGGTTTCCTGCACGACCGGCCCGCATTCCGCCAGGCTTGGCGTGAACATCTCGCGGCCAACGACGAGTTCGAAACGGGCCGTTGCCTGGTCACCGGTGAAGTCGGGCCCATTCCGCCGACCCACGCCAAGATCAAGGGCGTGCCCGGAGCGCAGACCGCAGGGGCCTCGCTCATTTCCTTCAACATCGACGCGGCCGAGTCCTATGGCAAGAAGCAGAACCTCAACTCCCCGGTCTTGGAACGGGCGGCCTTCGGCTACGCCACGGCGCTCAACCACCTGCTCGCGCCGGACAGTCCGCGCAAGGTCCAGGTGGGCGAGACCACCGTGGTCTTCTGGAGCGATGCGCCGGGCGAGGCCGAACCGTTTTTCGGCCACGCCATGGGCGGCAAGCGGGCCGAGGACGACGGACTGACCGCCCGCCTGGAGGGGTATCTGTCGGCCGTGGCCCGCGGGAAATATCCGGAGGCGCTGGGCAGGGCGGAAACTCCGTTTTACGTGCTCGGCCTGTCGCCCAACGCGGCCCGGCTGTCCGTGCGCTTCTGGCATGTGGGCACCGTGGGAGAGATGGCGGAGAACGTCGGCGAGCACTACCGCACCCTGGCCCTGCAACGCCGCTTCGACAGCGAGCCCGAGCACCCGAGCCCGTGGCAGCTGCTCAAGGAGCTGGCGCCTCAGCGGGACGCGAAAAACATGTCGCCGCTGCTCTTCGGCCAGCTCGTCCGATCCGTGGTCCAGGGGCTGCCCTATCCGCAGACCCTGCTGTCCGCCGCCATCGGCCGCATCCGGGCCGACAAGGAGGTCAACTACCTGCGGGCGGCGATGATCAAGGCCTTTCTCGTTCGCAACAGAAAACAGGAGATTCCCATGACCCTCGATACCACCAACACGAACATTGGCTACCGCCTGGGTCGGCTGTTCGCCATTGTCGAACGCATTCAGGAGGAGGCGGTCCCCGGCGCCAACGCCACGGTGAAGGATCGTTTCTTCGCCTCCGCGGCCGCCACCCCGGCCCGGATCTTTCCGATCATCGTCAAGAACGCTCAGCATGGGCTGGCCAAGATCCGCAAGGACAAGCCGGGCTGGGCGGTCAATCTCGACAAGGCGATACAGGAGATCGTGGGCGGCATCGACGCCGCAACCGGCTTCCCGGCCTCCATGGCCTCGGAAAAGCAGGGCATGTTCATTCTTGGCTACTATCAGCAGCGCCAGGATTTCTACACCAAAAAAGAAAAGAATACGGAGGACTAGACCATGACCGTCATCAATAACCGCTATGAATTCGTGTACCTGTTCGATGTGGAGAACGGCAACCCCAACGGCGACCCGGACGCGGGCAACACCCCGCGCATCGACCCCGAGACCGGGTTTGGCCTGGTCACTGACGTCTGCCTCAAGCGCAAGATCCGCAACTACGTGGACGTGGTCAAGCAGGGGGCCGAGGGGTACAACATCTACGTGGCCGAGAAGGGCGTGCTTTCCCAGACTCGCGAACCCGCCTACAAGACCGAGGAGGTCCAGAAGCTCAAAAAGAAGGATGAGCAGATCGCGGCCGCGCGCAACTGGATGTGCGCCAACTTCTTCGACGTGCGCACCTTCGGCGCGGTCATGTCCACCAAGGAGAACAATTGCGGCCAGGTGCGCGGGCCGGTGCAACTGACCTTCGCCAAGAGCATCGAGCCCATCGTCCCGGCCGAGGTGTCCATCACCCGTATGGCCGTGGAGACCAGCAAGGAGGCCGAGGCCCAGGAAGGCGACAACCGGACCATGGGCCGCAAGCACATCGTGCCCTACGGTCTGTACCGCGCCGAGGGGTTTGTCTCGGCCAACCTGGCCCAGGGCGACAAGGGGACCGGCTTCTCGGATGCCGACCTGGAACTGTTGTGGCAGGCCCTGGGAGGCATGTTCGATCACGACCACTCGGCGGCCCGGGGCAAGATGAGCCCGCGCGGCCTGATCGTCTTCAAGCACCAGGATGCCCTGGGCAACGCCCCGGCCCACAAGCTGTTCGAGGCCGTGACCGTGACTCGCAGGGAAGGCGACGGCCCGGCCCGTTCCTTCACCGATTACGCGGTCGCCGTGGACAAGGGGGCCATTCCCGACACGGTCGCCGTGGACGTGAAGTTCTAGCCGTGGATAGGACCCTGCCCCTTTCCGCGTTGCAGCACTATCTGTACTGCCCGAGGCAGTGCGCGCTCATCCACGTGGAAAAGGTCTGGGAGGAAAACCGGTTCACCGCCGAGGGACGGCTTCTGCACCTGCGTGCCGATGCCGGGGGGGCCGGTCGGCGCGGGGGCGTGGTCCAGGACCGGGCCGTGCCCCTGCGCAGCGACCGGCTGGGGCTGTACGGCGTGGCCGATGTGGTCGAGCTGCGGCCCGGGCCGGACGGCCGCGAGGCGCCGTATCCCGTGGAGTACAAGCGCGGCAGCCCCAAGATCGAGGACTGGGACCGGGTCCAACTCTGCGCACAGGCCCTGTGCCTGGAGGAGATGCTCGGCGTGACCGTGCCCGAGGGGGCCATCTTCTACGGCAAGCCCCGCCGCCGGGAACGGGTGGTCTTCGACGCCCCTTTGCGGGAGGCCGTGGAGCGGCATTGCCGCGAACTGCACGCCATGATCGAGGCGGCCGCAACGCCCGAACCCGTGCCGGGCAAGTTGTGCAGGGGCTGCTCGCTCCGGGACGCATGCATGCCCGGCACCTCCCGGCACGTGGAAAGCTATCTGCAAAGGGGGTTGGACCCGTGAAGAAACTGCTGAACACGCTCTACGTCACCTCCCAGGGCAGCTACCTGTCCAAGGACGGCGAGTGCGTGGTGGTGCGCACCGAGGACGGGGAGAAGCGCCGCTTCCCGGCCCACGTGCTGGGCGGCATCGTCTGCTTCGGCAACGTGCTGTGCAGCCCGTTTCTGCTGGGCCACTGCGGTGAAAAAGGGTTGGCCGTCTCGTTTCTGACCGAACGGGGGCGGTATCTGGCCGGGGTGCGCGGTCCGCAGAGCGGCAATGTCCTGCTCCGGCGGGCCCAGTACCGGCTGGCCGACGATCCGGACGATGCGTCGCGCCTGGCCCGGTCGGTCATCGTCGGCAAGGTCGCCAACTCACGGGCCGTGCTCCGTCGGTGTCTGCGCGACCACGGGGGGCGTGTTGACCGCGACGCCCTGGACAGGGCCGTGGCCGTGCTCGACGACTGCGCAGAGCGCCTTCGTCGCCCGGTCTCCCTGGACGAGGCGCGCGGTATGGAAGGACGGGCGGCCAACACCTATTTTGCGGTTTTCGGCAACCTGATCCTCGCGGAGGACCCCGCCTTTCGCTTCGTGGGCCGCAACCGGCGGCCGCCGCTGGATGTGGCCAACTGCCTGCTTTCCTTCATCTACACTCTGCTCGCCCACGACGTGCGTTCCGCCCTGGAGGCGGTGGGGCTCGATCCGCAGGTGGGCTTTCTGCATCGCGACCGGCCGGGCCGTCCGGGGCTGGCCCTGGACGTCATGGAGGAGTTCCGGCCGGTTCTGGCCGACCGGCTGGTTCTGTCACTGATCAACCGGGGCGAGGTGCGCGCCAGGGGCTTCGTGCGCAAGGAAAGCGGCGCGGTGTTCATGGATGACGACACGCGCAAGGCGGTCCTCACGGCCTGGCAGAAACGCAAGCAGGACGAGGTGATGCATCCGTTCCTGAAGGAACGCATCGCGCTCGGCCTGGCCTTTCACGTGCAGGCGCAGCTCATGGCCCGGGCCGTGCGCGGCGACTTGGACGGCTATCCGCCCTACTTCTGGAAGTGAGTATGCTGGTACTGGTCAGTTACGACGTCAGTTTCGAGGAGCCGGACGGCAAGCGGCGGTTGCGCAAGATCGCCAAGGTTTGCGAAAATTTCGGGCAACGGGTGCAATATTCCGTGTTCGAATGCGTGGTCGAGCCCGCCCAGTGGGTCCAGTTGCGCCATCGGTTGCTCGAGGCCTACGACGAGGAGCGAGACAGCCTGCGCTTCTACTTTCTGGGCAAGAACTGGCAGCGGCGGGTGGAGCAGCACGGCTCAGGCACCGCCTACGATCCGGAAACGGACGCCCTGATCCTCTAGCGCGAACCCCAAGTGGTGGCAAAATCCTCGGGAGGTTCGCGCGGTTGCCAATAATCGGTCATTTCAGGTAATTGAAGAATCATGTCCCGCCATGGGACATGGTGTGGCCGACCCGTTCCTGCCTGTTCGCGGAGTCCCGCCTGGAAACCCGCGCCAAGAGGACCTTCGGCCCCCCCACAGTCGCCCCCCACGCGGGGGCGTGGATTGAAACGACCGGCAGCGTGCCGGGCAGCTGCGGGGCATGAGTCGCCCCCCACGCGGGGGCGTGGATTGAAACGTTGGTATCGCCATGAGATATTGGAAGCTCTAGATGTCGCCCCCCACGCGGGGGCGTGGATTGAAACTATTGATAAAGCCGCTTCCCGCGCCGCCATACCCGTCGCCCCCCACGCGGGGGCGTGGATTGAAACCTATTTCCGCGCCCGGTTCGTAGGCTGCGGATGCGTCGCCCCCCACGCGGGGGCGTGGATTGAAACATGTAATAGAGATCGTAGCCAGACACAGAAATGAACGTCGCCCCCCACGCGGGGGCGTGGATTGAAACATTACCTGTTGGATTACGTCCCAAAACCGCAGGAGTCGCCCCCCACGCGGGGGCGTGGATTGAAACAGGCAACTGGACCTCATCCAAGTCACCGGCGAACCGTCGCCCCCCACGCGGGGGCGTGGATTGAAACTTGCGCAGCCTGGGCCGCACGCGCTTGGCCAGGGTCGCCCCCCACGCGGGGGCGTGGATTGAAACGGGCCATGATCCTGCATGACCGGCCGCCGCGCGAGGTCGCCCCCCACGCGGGGGCGTGGATTGAAACTCGGGATCACGCTTCTCGGTGATGCCGTCGAAGGTCGCCCCCCACGCGGGGGCGTGGATTGAAACTGGTTCCAGGTGTCAGGTAGTCGCGTGCTCCTGGTCGCCCCCCACGCGGGGGCGTGGATTGAAACTAGTCCGCTTCTATCCTCCTGACTCGTTGTGGTAGGTCGCCCCCCCACGCGGGGGGCGTGGATTGAAACCGGTCCCGTCCAGCATCTTGGCGATGTCCGCGCGTCGCCCCCCACGCGGGGGCGTGGATTGAAACATCAATGTTCCGGCGGAGCGACGGGCCGACATGTGTCGCCCCCCACGCGGGGGCGTGGATTGAAACGAGGACGGTCCAGGACGAGGCCACGCCCTCGCGGGTCGCCCCCCACGCGGGGGCGTGGATTGAAACCACCCCGGTGACGATCGCCGGGGACCCGGCGCTGGTCGCCCCCCACGCGGGGGCGTGGATTGAAACGCCGATAGGCGGCAGGAAACACTTGCCCGCCCTGACGTCGCCCCCCACGCGGGGGCGTGGATTGAAACAAATTTTTCGCTGACGAAGACTAAAGGGGAAAATGTCGCCCCCCACGCGGGGGCGTGGATTGAAACCAGTCGCTGCGAGGGCAGGCTGGACAGAGGCAGGGTCGCCCCCCACGCGGGGGCGTGGATTGAAACCTGATGCTGGCCATGTCTGACCGGCGCGAGATCACCGGTCGCCCCCCACGCGGGGGCGTGGATTGAAACTGATTACGCTTTGAAATTTGGTGAGATAACCTGTGTCGCCCCCCACGCGGGGGCGTGGATTGAAACTTCGCCTACGTCAACCATTACAAGTGGGACGTCGGTCGCCCCCCACGCGGGGGCGTGGATTGAAACCTCCTGCGCGTCACAGACGTGAGTGAGGTTTAACGTCGCCCCCCACGCGGGGGCGTGGATTGAAACTCATTACCAATTGATAATATTATCAACTGAAACGAGTCGCCCCCCACGCGGGGGCGTGGATTGAAACGGACCATATCGCCCAGACCCGCAGCGGGCACCGGGCGTCGCCCCCCACGCGGGGGCGTGGATTGAAACGTCTCCGGGGCATCCGGGTGCACGTCCAGGCGATGTCGCCCCCCACGCGGGGGCGTGGATTGAAACTCGTCGAAGATGCGGTTTCGGGTATCCTTGTCGGGGTCGCCCCCCACGCGGGGGCGTGGATTGAAACCCGGCGTATCTGCGTAGATATGTCGGACATCGCCGTCGCCCCCCACGCGGGGGCGTGGATTGAAACGCCAATGAGTGTCACGAAAACCACCACTCCGGCCGTCGCCCCCCACGCGGGGGCGTGGATTGAAACTGCGCCATAGGCGAGGGCTTTGTGGAGCCCGGAGGGTCGCCCCCCACGCGGGGGCGTGGATTGAAACTCCACGCGGAGAGTATGTGTCGGCGGTGGAGCAGTCGCCCCCCACGCGGGGGCGTGGATTGAAACTTTTCTGAAAAGTTTTTTGCCAATAGGAAAATGCCGGTCGCCCCCCACGCGGGGGCGTGGATTGAAACGCGCACCGCCCTCGGGCTCGGCGCGGCAGCGACCAGTCGCCCCCCACGCGGGGGCGTGGATTGAAACGCCCTCGAACTGTCGGGGGACGACGACCGCGATTAGTCGCCCCCCACGCGGGGGCGTGGATTGAAACCGGTCCCGTCCAGCATCTTGGCGATGTCCGCGCACGTCGCCCCCCACGCGGGGGCGTGGATTGAAACAGCCGCCCGAATAATGAGCTTATTAGTGCTGTCGCGTCGCCCCCCACGCGGGGGCGTGGATTGAAACATGGACCCCAAGGTCAAGACCATCGAGTTCGTGGTCGCCCCCCACGCGGGGGCGTGGATTGAAACGACAGGTGCGAGTGTGGGACGATAACCGGCAAAAGGTCGCCCCCCACGCGGGGGCGTGGATTGAAACATGGAGCCGTCCAGGCTCAAAGTCCTCAACGGGGCCGTCGCCCCCCACGCGGGGGCGTGGATTGAAACTCACGCGAAACCCAACAGCCCGCCGAGCAGTAAGTCGCCCCCCACGCGGGGGCGTGGATTGAAACCTCCGGTGATCTCCAGCACGGCGGGCGACGTGGGGTCGCCCCCCACGCGGGGGCGTGGATTGAAACAAAGCGTAATCAGAAACGGTATAGGCGGTTTGATGTCGCCCCCCACGCGGGGGCGTGGATTGAAACAGCACGTGATGGCGCTGTGCGACTCGCTGATCGGGAGTCGCCCCCCACGCGGGGGCGTGGATTGAAACTTGTGTATGGATTGCGCCAATAGACGCGATACGGGTCGCCCCCCACGCGGGGGCGTGGATTGAAACCCGCCCCACGGCATGTTGCTGGCCAGGGTCAGGGCGTCGCCCCCCACGCGGGGGCGTGGATTGAAACGGTCTGCTGGGCAGGGCGACGGACAGTCTGCGGCCGTCGCCCCCCACGCGGGGGCGTGGATTGAAACAACCACAAGACGGAAGGTGAAAGGCTCGCCAGCGGTCGCCCCCCACGCGGGGGCGTGGATTGAAACACGGTGTTGCCGTCCTCCCAAATGGTCTTGCCGGTGTCGCCCCCCACGCGGGGGCGTGGATTGAAACTTGTGCCACGTCGGATACGGTAGCGAGTACCGCGTTGTCGCCCCCCACGCGGGGGCGTGGATTGAAACGTCCGGCGACACGAGACGGTCCCCGGAACTGCGCCGTCGCCCCCCACGCGGGGGCGTGGATTGAAACAGGAGGCGGTGTGCTGTTTGCGGGAAGCCTGTGAAGTCGCCCCCCACGCGGGGGCGTGGATTGAAACGTCAGATCGCCCGCGTCTCCGTCCGGGGCCAAGTAGTCGCCCCCCACGCGGGGGCGTGG
Proteins encoded:
- a CDS encoding CRISPR-associated helicase/endonuclease Cas3; translated protein: MAIYAHSRENSDPEEWQLLEEHLRNVADRGADFAAAFGAADWARVLGAFHDIGKRNPRFQQRLTGENTGHADHKGAGARLFENLGTGFGRMAAYCIAGHHGGLPDFHDSGHGTSLGRILERAFVLPGRDVPDGIRPPDWPFTPESGFQCSFFTRMLFSSLVDADFLDTEAFMDAAESGRREPGPALGELRELLDRHLAAFAGEGRINSLRAEILSHCREKAALDPGLFTLTVPTGGGKTLTSMAFALDHALRHGLRRVVYVIPYTSIIEQNARVFRDIFPAGAVIEHHSNFDPRNAFGDEDNARESAGARRHRLACENWDAPVVVTTNVQFFESLFAAKTSRCRKLHNLAGSVIVLDEAQMLPVDFLAPCLRALEELAAHYGCSVVLCTATQPALRREDFAPGLAGLDGRELAPDPARLHEAFRRTELRDLGELELSEVADMVREREQVLCIVNTRARASELFKLVRDEPGARHLSALMCPAHRSERLAEIRGMLRAGEPCRVVSTQLVEAGVDVSFPEVVREMAGLDSITQAAGRCNREGERDEAAPVSVFYPAEGLPRAFSAQAEHAAAVLRGPHGGDPFSPEAIRQYFGLHYWLKRERLDRKRILDALSNERGEWYFRRAADEFRLIDNPMVPLVVPWDGRARELVEALRYAEHPGGILRKLQQYTVQVYERQFRALDEAGAVETVADGCEALCRMEFYDDLFGLRVPGPTDPEYFLA
- the cas5c gene encoding type I-C CRISPR-associated protein Cas5c, which translates into the protein MSGVKLRVWGEYACFTRPEMKVERVSYDVMTPSAARGILEAVYWKPSIRWVVDRIHVMKPIRFDNVRRNEVSAKVPVKGASGVNAAMKGGGEPLRLFIEDNRQQRAALVLRDVEYVIEAHFEYTSAEDRNDGKHLDMFNRRAGKGQCFQRPYLGCREFAAFFEPVEGDVPASPLADEPPRDLGWMLYDLDYRNDMAPLFFRPALEGGVVEVARALEREGVAS
- the cas8c gene encoding type I-C CRISPR-associated protein Cas8c/Csd1, whose translation is MILQALNQYYDRLRADPEADVPEFGFGRQGVHFCLSLDRSGNLAGRPMDLRDEKGRPDRIEVPGPVVRTVGVASNFAWDNTGYVLGDDGGDNPERTARTHAAFKSLADEVLDGVDDEGARALLAFLADWDPARAQELPGWEDMVGLNVVFMLDGEPGFLHDRPAFRQAWREHLAANDEFETGRCLVTGEVGPIPPTHAKIKGVPGAQTAGASLISFNIDAAESYGKKQNLNSPVLERAAFGYATALNHLLAPDSPRKVQVGETTVVFWSDAPGEAEPFFGHAMGGKRAEDDGLTARLEGYLSAVARGKYPEALGRAETPFYVLGLSPNAARLSVRFWHVGTVGEMAENVGEHYRTLALQRRFDSEPEHPSPWQLLKELAPQRDAKNMSPLLFGQLVRSVVQGLPYPQTLLSAAIGRIRADKEVNYLRAAMIKAFLVRNRKQEIPMTLDTTNTNIGYRLGRLFAIVERIQEEAVPGANATVKDRFFASAAATPARIFPIIVKNAQHGLAKIRKDKPGWAVNLDKAIQEIVGGIDAATGFPASMASEKQGMFILGYYQQRQDFYTKKEKNTED
- the cas7c gene encoding type I-C CRISPR-associated protein Cas7/Csd2; translated protein: MTVINNRYEFVYLFDVENGNPNGDPDAGNTPRIDPETGFGLVTDVCLKRKIRNYVDVVKQGAEGYNIYVAEKGVLSQTREPAYKTEEVQKLKKKDEQIAAARNWMCANFFDVRTFGAVMSTKENNCGQVRGPVQLTFAKSIEPIVPAEVSITRMAVETSKEAEAQEGDNRTMGRKHIVPYGLYRAEGFVSANLAQGDKGTGFSDADLELLWQALGGMFDHDHSAARGKMSPRGLIVFKHQDALGNAPAHKLFEAVTVTRREGDGPARSFTDYAVAVDKGAIPDTVAVDVKF
- the cas4 gene encoding CRISPR-associated protein Cas4; its protein translation is MDRTLPLSALQHYLYCPRQCALIHVEKVWEENRFTAEGRLLHLRADAGGAGRRGGVVQDRAVPLRSDRLGLYGVADVVELRPGPDGREAPYPVEYKRGSPKIEDWDRVQLCAQALCLEEMLGVTVPEGAIFYGKPRRRERVVFDAPLREAVERHCRELHAMIEAAATPEPVPGKLCRGCSLRDACMPGTSRHVESYLQRGLDP
- the cas1c gene encoding type I-C CRISPR-associated endonuclease Cas1c → MKKLLNTLYVTSQGSYLSKDGECVVVRTEDGEKRRFPAHVLGGIVCFGNVLCSPFLLGHCGEKGLAVSFLTERGRYLAGVRGPQSGNVLLRRAQYRLADDPDDASRLARSVIVGKVANSRAVLRRCLRDHGGRVDRDALDRAVAVLDDCAERLRRPVSLDEARGMEGRAANTYFAVFGNLILAEDPAFRFVGRNRRPPLDVANCLLSFIYTLLAHDVRSALEAVGLDPQVGFLHRDRPGRPGLALDVMEEFRPVLADRLVLSLINRGEVRARGFVRKESGAVFMDDDTRKAVLTAWQKRKQDEVMHPFLKERIALGLAFHVQAQLMARAVRGDLDGYPPYFWK
- the cas2 gene encoding CRISPR-associated endonuclease Cas2, translated to MLVLVSYDVSFEEPDGKRRLRKIAKVCENFGQRVQYSVFECVVEPAQWVQLRHRLLEAYDEERDSLRFYFLGKNWQRRVEQHGSGTAYDPETDALIL